A window of Pontibacter deserti contains these coding sequences:
- a CDS encoding NAD(P)-dependent oxidoreductase — MNKVKIGIIKEGKVPVDKRVPLTPKKCVEAMQEFPDATLVVQPSEVRCFSDKEYAELGIALQNDLSDCNVLMGVKEVPVELLIPNKTYFFFSHTIKKQPHNAKLLRAILDKKITLIDYELLTDKEGHRVVAFGRYAGIVGAYNGILTYGKKHKLFDLKPAYLCHDMDDMQEEFFKVKLPPIKIAVTGGGRVAGGAMEVLNKMGIRKVSVFDYLYKQFTEPVYAQLHSGDYNVRPDVEVWDSPDFYANPHLYNSTFRKFTKVTDLLMACAYWNPKAPKLFTEEETSQADFKIDTIADITCDVDGSIPTTKRSTTIPDPVYDYNRKTGELESAYTSKDNITIMAVDNLPCELPRNASRDFGRNIIDYVFPQFFNNDEGGMLERATIARDGELTQKFKYLQEYAGSAVNVKEEQEKV; from the coding sequence ATGAATAAAGTTAAGATAGGCATTATAAAAGAAGGGAAAGTGCCTGTAGATAAACGGGTGCCACTAACACCAAAAAAGTGTGTGGAAGCCATGCAGGAGTTCCCGGATGCTACACTGGTTGTGCAGCCAAGTGAGGTAAGGTGCTTTTCTGATAAAGAATATGCTGAGCTAGGTATAGCGTTACAAAATGACCTTAGTGACTGCAATGTGCTGATGGGAGTAAAGGAAGTACCTGTTGAACTGTTGATCCCGAACAAAACTTACTTCTTTTTCTCGCATACTATAAAAAAGCAGCCCCACAACGCCAAACTGCTGCGGGCTATACTTGACAAAAAAATTACTCTAATAGATTATGAGCTGCTGACCGACAAAGAAGGACACCGTGTTGTGGCTTTTGGCAGATATGCCGGAATAGTGGGTGCATATAATGGTATACTTACCTATGGCAAAAAGCATAAACTCTTCGACCTTAAACCAGCCTACCTTTGCCACGACATGGACGACATGCAGGAAGAGTTTTTTAAAGTAAAGCTTCCTCCCATTAAAATAGCAGTAACCGGAGGCGGTCGTGTGGCAGGTGGTGCCATGGAGGTACTTAATAAAATGGGGATCCGGAAGGTAAGTGTGTTCGATTACTTATATAAACAGTTCACAGAGCCGGTTTATGCACAGTTACACTCAGGAGATTATAATGTAAGGCCAGATGTGGAAGTATGGGACTCGCCAGATTTTTACGCCAATCCACACTTATATAATAGTACCTTCCGGAAATTTACGAAAGTAACAGATCTGTTAATGGCCTGCGCCTACTGGAATCCAAAAGCACCAAAGCTTTTCACAGAAGAGGAAACTAGTCAGGCAGATTTTAAAATAGACACCATTGCCGACATCACCTGTGATGTAGATGGATCTATACCTACAACAAAGCGCTCTACCACTATACCAGACCCTGTTTATGACTACAACCGCAAAACAGGAGAACTAGAGTCAGCTTATACGTCAAAAGATAACATAACTATAATGGCGGTAGACAACCTCCCATGCGAACTACCTCGCAATGCCTCCCGCGATTTTGGACGCAATATTATAGATTATGTATTCCCACAGTTCTTTAACAACGATGAGGGCGGTATGTTGGAGCGCGCAACAATAGCCAGGGAT